One genomic segment of Burkholderiaceae bacterium includes these proteins:
- a CDS encoding tRNA threonylcarbamoyladenosine dehydratase, with translation MAAGARAVTEAFDADSERRFGGLARLYGAAGAARIRAAHVAVVGIGGVGSWAAEALARSGVAQLTLIDMDHVAESNVNRQVHALTGTLGQAKVTAMRERIAQIHPQCRVHEVDAFVEPDNWPQLLPQPVDALIDACDQARAKLALVSWARASVTLFVTVGAAGGKRHGERVEIADIAAVTHDPLIAQLRYRLRREGLRPAPGKPFGVTAVFSRESVAPPDRCDVPAAVDGSLNCHGYGSSVTVTAPFGLCAAGWVLDRLAQGRPSVAL, from the coding sequence GTGGCGGCTGGAGCGCGCGCCGTGACCGAGGCGTTCGACGCCGACAGCGAGCGCCGCTTCGGCGGCCTGGCGCGCCTGTACGGCGCCGCCGGCGCGGCGCGCATCCGCGCCGCGCACGTGGCGGTGGTGGGCATCGGCGGCGTGGGCTCGTGGGCGGCCGAGGCGCTGGCGCGCAGCGGCGTGGCGCAGCTGACGCTGATCGACATGGACCACGTGGCCGAGTCCAACGTCAACCGGCAGGTGCACGCGCTCACCGGCACCCTGGGCCAGGCCAAGGTCACGGCCATGCGCGAGCGCATCGCGCAGATCCATCCCCAGTGCCGGGTGCACGAGGTCGATGCCTTCGTCGAGCCCGACAACTGGCCGCAGCTGCTGCCGCAGCCGGTGGACGCGCTGATCGACGCCTGCGACCAGGCGCGCGCCAAGCTGGCCCTGGTGAGCTGGGCGCGTGCCAGCGTGACGCTCTTCGTCACCGTCGGCGCGGCGGGCGGCAAGCGCCACGGCGAGCGCGTGGAGATCGCCGACATCGCCGCGGTCACGCACGACCCGCTGATCGCCCAGCTGCGTTACCGCCTGCGCCGCGAGGGGCTGCGCCCGGCGCCCGGCAAGCCGTTCGGCGTCACGGCCGTGTTCAGCCGCGAAAGCGTCGCCCCGCCCGATCGGTGCGACGTGCCGGCCGCGGTGGACGGCTCGCTCAATTGCCACGGCTACGGCTCCAGCGTGACGGTGACGGCTCCGTTCGGCCTGTGCGCGGCGGGCTGGGTCCTGGATCGCCTGGCGCAGGGTAGGCCGTCGGTTGCGCTATAA
- the phaR gene encoding polyhydroxyalkanoate synthesis repressor PhaR: MSRSTPDTAAPAAAPSKNRVIKKYPNRRLYDTSASSYITLAQVRQLVMERDSFVVLDAKSGQDLTRSILLQIILEEEAAGAPMFTEPMLAEIIRFYGHAMQGFMGSYLEKNIQALAEIQTRLAEQSQSLTPEMWTQFMNLQSPLMQSVMGSYLEQSKAAFLQMQEQMTRQADQLLGAFGIRR, translated from the coding sequence ATGAGTCGTTCCACCCCCGATACCGCCGCGCCGGCCGCGGCCCCGTCCAAGAACCGGGTCATCAAGAAGTACCCCAACCGCCGCCTGTACGACACCAGCGCCTCGTCCTACATCACGCTGGCGCAGGTGCGGCAGCTGGTGATGGAGCGCGATTCGTTCGTGGTGCTGGACGCCAAGTCGGGCCAGGACCTGACGCGCAGCATCCTGCTGCAGATCATCCTGGAGGAGGAGGCCGCCGGCGCGCCCATGTTCACCGAGCCCATGCTGGCCGAGATCATCCGCTTCTACGGTCACGCCATGCAGGGCTTCATGGGCTCGTACCTGGAGAAGAACATCCAGGCGCTGGCCGAGATCCAGACCAGGCTGGCCGAGCAGTCGCAGAGCCTGACGCCCGAGATGTGGACCCAGTTCATGAACCTGCAGTCGCCGCTGATGCAGAGCGTGATGGGCAGCTACCTGGAGCAGTCCAAGGCCGCCTTCCTGCAGATGCAGGAGCAGATGACCCGGCAGGCCGACCAGCTGCTGGGTGCCTTCGGCATCCGGCGCTGA
- the rimO gene encoding 30S ribosomal protein S12 methylthiotransferase RimO has translation MSETIAAPAPRIGFVSLGCPKNLTDSELILTQLSAEGYQTSKTFEGADLVVVNTCGFIDEAVKESLDTIGEALAVNGKVIVTGCLGAKKIAGRADGTPAAGQDEPETLVKHLHPAVLAVTGPHATQDVMDAVHRHLPKPHDPFLDLVPGAFGAAGLKLTPRHYAYLKISEGCNHRCTFCIIPSMRGDLVSRPIGDVLKEAKALFEGGVKELLVISQDTSAYGVDVKYRTGFWDGRPVKTRLLELVQALSELAAPHGAWVRLHYVYPYPSVDEIVPLMAEGRVLPYLDVPFQHSHPEVLRRMKRPASGEKNLERIERWRALCPDIVIRSTFIAGFPGETEAEFEDLLDFMRAARIDRAGCFAYSPVEGAAANALEGQLPAELREERRARFMAVAEQVSMEKLRERVGATMQVLVDSAPALGRRGGVGRSYADAPEIDGVVQLLPPEKASKTLKVGTFTRARIVGTQGHDLIAQPV, from the coding sequence ATGAGTGAAACCATTGCAGCGCCCGCCCCGCGCATCGGCTTTGTCAGCCTGGGGTGCCCCAAGAACCTGACCGATTCCGAGCTGATCCTGACGCAGCTGAGCGCCGAGGGCTACCAGACCAGCAAGACCTTCGAGGGGGCCGACCTGGTGGTGGTCAACACCTGCGGCTTCATCGACGAGGCGGTCAAGGAAAGCCTGGACACCATTGGCGAGGCGCTGGCGGTCAACGGCAAGGTCATCGTGACCGGCTGCCTGGGTGCAAAAAAGATAGCTGGTCGCGCAGATGGTACGCCGGCTGCAGGCCAGGATGAGCCCGAAACCCTGGTCAAGCACCTGCACCCGGCGGTGCTGGCCGTGACCGGCCCGCACGCCACGCAGGACGTGATGGACGCCGTACACCGGCACCTGCCCAAGCCGCACGACCCCTTCCTGGACCTGGTGCCGGGCGCGTTCGGCGCGGCGGGCCTGAAGCTCACGCCGCGCCACTACGCCTACCTGAAGATCAGCGAGGGCTGCAACCACCGCTGCACCTTCTGCATCATCCCGTCCATGCGCGGCGACCTGGTCAGCCGCCCGATCGGCGACGTGCTGAAGGAGGCCAAAGCGCTGTTCGAGGGCGGCGTCAAGGAGCTGCTCGTCATCAGCCAGGACACCTCGGCCTACGGCGTCGACGTGAAGTACCGCACCGGCTTCTGGGACGGGCGCCCGGTCAAGACGCGCCTGCTGGAGCTGGTGCAGGCGCTGAGCGAGCTGGCCGCGCCGCATGGCGCCTGGGTGCGCCTGCACTACGTGTACCCGTACCCCAGCGTGGACGAGATCGTGCCGCTGATGGCCGAGGGCCGGGTGCTGCCCTATCTGGACGTGCCGTTCCAGCACAGCCACCCCGAGGTGCTGCGCCGCATGAAGCGCCCGGCCAGCGGCGAGAAGAACCTGGAGCGCATTGAGCGCTGGCGTGCGCTGTGCCCCGACATCGTGATCCGCTCGACCTTCATCGCCGGCTTTCCGGGCGAGACCGAGGCCGAGTTCGAGGACCTGCTGGACTTCATGCGCGCCGCGCGCATCGACCGCGCGGGCTGCTTTGCCTATTCGCCGGTCGAGGGCGCGGCGGCCAACGCGCTGGAAGGCCAACTGCCCGCCGAGCTGCGCGAGGAGCGCCGCGCGCGCTTCATGGCCGTGGCCGAGCAGGTGTCGATGGAGAAATTGCGCGAGCGCGTGGGCGCGACCATGCAGGTGCTGGTGGATTCGGCCCCCGCGCTGGGCCGCCGCGGCGGGGTGGGGCGCAGCTACGCCGACGCGCCCGAGATCGACGGTGTGGTGCAGCTGCTGCCGCCCGAGAAGGCCAGCAAGACGCTGAAGGTGGGCACCTTCACCCGCGCGCGCATCGTCGGCACGCAGGGCCATGACTTGATTGCCCAACCCGTTTGA
- the rnr gene encoding ribonuclease R, whose translation MPDEIEGVVSGHRDGHGFVLRDDGEPDIYLPPNEMRAVLHRDRVSVRVVRLDRRGRPEGRVLEIIERPPQPIIGRLLHEGGLWLVAPEDKRFGQDVMIPKGAIGTARAGQVVVVELTEPPALYGQPVGRVKEVLGEVDDPGMEIEIAVRKYGVPHEFSDACMAEARALPDAVRAKDRAGRVDLTDVPLVTIDGEDARDFDDAVYAEPAVVTGRGKKPNGWRLLVAIADVSHYVTTGSAIDIDAYDRATSVYFPRRVIPMLPEKLSNGLCSLNPQVERLCMVCDMLVTAQGEVHAYQLYPAVMNSHARLTYTEVAAILANTRGPEATQRRARVPDLLHLHEVYRALLGARQRRGAVDFDTVETQIVCDEAGHIEKIVPRTRNDAHRLIEECMLAANVCSADFIGLGKHVGLYRVHEGPTPEKVELLRAYLKALGVGLSVSDEPRPEEFQRIAEATQERPDAEQIHMMLLRSMSQAIYTPVNSGHFGLAFEAYTHFTSPIRRYPDLLVHRVIKAILGGRKYQLPALPTPGEAHDKLRKRLQKDSVSRKRGKLERRAEPSPDLQDWEAAGLHCSANERRADEASRDVEAWLKCKYMREHLGEEYAGAVSAVTSFGLFVTLTELHVEGLVHITELGGEYFRYDEVRQELRGERTGIRYGMGTRVRVQVSRVDLDARKIDFRLVQEEGAPRDKAGSEGGAGKAPSKPPKGRARREAREGLAPATERRSPMQVLTAAVKKAAAKAKARKGGKPRR comes from the coding sequence ATTCCGGACGAAATCGAAGGTGTCGTTTCCGGGCATCGCGACGGCCATGGTTTCGTGCTGCGCGACGACGGTGAGCCGGACATCTACCTGCCGCCCAACGAGATGCGGGCGGTGCTGCACCGCGACCGCGTGAGCGTGCGCGTGGTGCGCCTGGACCGGCGCGGCCGCCCCGAGGGGCGCGTGCTCGAGATCATCGAGCGCCCGCCGCAGCCCATCATCGGCCGCCTGCTGCACGAAGGCGGCCTGTGGCTGGTGGCGCCCGAGGACAAGCGCTTCGGCCAGGACGTGATGATTCCCAAGGGCGCCATCGGCACCGCCCGGGCCGGGCAGGTGGTCGTCGTCGAGCTGACCGAGCCGCCAGCGCTGTACGGCCAGCCGGTCGGCCGCGTGAAGGAGGTGCTGGGCGAGGTGGACGACCCGGGCATGGAGATCGAGATCGCGGTGCGCAAGTACGGCGTGCCGCACGAGTTTTCCGACGCCTGCATGGCCGAGGCGCGTGCCCTGCCCGACGCGGTGCGTGCCAAGGACCGCGCCGGCCGGGTCGATTTGACCGACGTGCCCCTGGTCACCATCGACGGCGAGGACGCACGCGACTTCGACGACGCGGTGTATGCCGAGCCGGCGGTGGTGACGGGCCGCGGCAAGAAGCCCAACGGCTGGCGGCTGCTGGTGGCCATTGCCGACGTCAGCCATTACGTGACGACGGGCAGCGCGATCGACATCGACGCCTACGACCGCGCCACCAGCGTGTACTTTCCGCGCCGCGTGATCCCCATGCTGCCCGAGAAGCTCAGCAACGGCCTGTGCTCGCTCAACCCCCAGGTGGAGCGCCTGTGCATGGTGTGCGACATGCTCGTCACCGCGCAGGGCGAGGTGCATGCCTACCAGCTGTACCCGGCGGTGATGAACAGCCACGCGCGCCTGACCTACACCGAGGTGGCGGCCATCCTGGCCAACACGCGCGGGCCCGAGGCCACGCAGCGGCGCGCGCGCGTGCCCGACCTGCTGCACCTGCACGAGGTGTACCGCGCCCTGCTGGGCGCGCGGCAGCGGCGCGGCGCGGTCGACTTCGACACGGTCGAGACGCAGATCGTGTGCGACGAGGCCGGCCACATCGAGAAGATCGTGCCGCGCACGCGCAACGACGCGCACCGCCTGATCGAGGAGTGCATGCTGGCGGCCAACGTGTGCAGCGCCGACTTCATCGGCCTGGGCAAGCACGTGGGCCTGTACCGCGTGCACGAGGGGCCCACGCCCGAGAAGGTGGAGCTGCTGCGCGCCTACCTGAAGGCGCTGGGCGTGGGCCTGTCGGTCAGCGACGAGCCGCGCCCCGAGGAGTTCCAGCGCATCGCCGAGGCCACCCAGGAGCGCCCCGACGCCGAGCAGATCCACATGATGCTGCTGCGCTCCATGAGCCAGGCCATCTACACGCCCGTCAACAGCGGTCACTTCGGCCTGGCCTTCGAGGCCTACACGCACTTCACCAGCCCCATCCGGCGCTACCCCGACCTGCTGGTGCACCGTGTGATCAAGGCCATCCTGGGCGGGCGCAAGTACCAGCTGCCCGCGCTGCCCACGCCCGGCGAGGCGCACGACAAGCTGCGCAAGCGCTTGCAAAAGGATAGCGTTTCGCGCAAGCGCGGCAAGCTCGAGCGCCGTGCGGAGCCCAGCCCCGACCTGCAGGACTGGGAGGCCGCCGGCCTGCACTGCAGCGCCAACGAGCGGCGCGCCGACGAGGCCAGCCGCGACGTGGAGGCCTGGCTCAAGTGCAAGTACATGCGCGAGCACCTGGGCGAGGAATACGCCGGCGCCGTCAGCGCCGTCACCAGCTTCGGCCTGTTCGTCACGCTGACCGAGCTGCACGTCGAGGGCCTGGTGCACATCACCGAGCTGGGCGGCGAGTACTTCCGCTACGACGAGGTGCGCCAGGAGCTGCGCGGCGAGCGCACCGGCATCCGCTACGGCATGGGCACGCGCGTGCGGGTGCAGGTCAGCCGGGTCGACCTGGACGCGCGCAAGATCGACTTTCGCCTGGTGCAGGAGGAAGGCGCCCCGCGCGACAAGGCCGGCAGCGAGGGAGGCGCGGGCAAGGCGCCGTCCAAGCCGCCCAAGGGGCGCGCGCGGCGGGAAGCGCGCGAGGGCTTGGCTCCCGCCACCGAGCGCCGCTCGCCCATGCAGGTGCTGACGGCGGCCGTCAAGAAGGCTGCCGCAAAGGCCAAGGCGCGCAAGGGCGGCAAGCCCCGGCGCTGA
- the ubiM gene encoding 5-demethoxyubiquinol-8 5-hydroxylase UbiM: protein MSPAASSSATPAGTTDVLIVGGGPAGLSLAIALAQAGLQATVLEQQGAAALADPAPDGREIALTHPSVATLQRLGSWQRLAPHEIGLLRQAQVHDGPVGQREGMALNAQGTGCDNLGWIVPNHALRRTAWAVAAATAGVRLITGVKVTRVSTTPARAELEYVDAATPDATPQRLQAPLLVAADSRFSATRRQLGIGASMHDFGRTVIVCRLRHERAHDGIAHECFGYERTLAILPLPDDTDSGAPMCSAVVTARSEQVQALLALSPEDFAACVQEQFNHRLGRMQLVGQRHAYPLVAVMADRFAAARCALVGDAAVGMHPVTAHGYNLGLAGVARLAQALGEARARGADLGDAAVLQAYARAHHRHAWPLYRGTNAIVGLYTDERALPRLLRRAVLAGSSHLPPLKALIVSQLTGRRPAWPRAAG from the coding sequence ATGTCCCCTGCTGCTTCTTCGTCCGCCACGCCCGCTGGCACCACCGACGTGCTGATCGTGGGCGGCGGCCCCGCCGGCCTGTCGCTGGCCATCGCCCTGGCGCAGGCCGGCCTGCAGGCGACGGTGCTGGAGCAGCAGGGCGCCGCGGCGCTGGCCGACCCCGCGCCCGACGGGCGCGAGATCGCGCTGACCCACCCCAGCGTGGCCACGCTGCAGCGGTTGGGCAGCTGGCAGCGCCTGGCGCCGCACGAGATCGGCCTGCTGCGCCAGGCCCAGGTGCACGACGGGCCGGTGGGCCAGCGCGAGGGCATGGCGCTGAACGCGCAGGGCACCGGCTGCGACAACCTGGGCTGGATCGTGCCCAACCACGCGCTGCGCCGCACAGCCTGGGCGGTGGCGGCCGCTACGGCGGGCGTGCGCCTGATCACCGGCGTGAAAGTCACGCGCGTGTCGACCACGCCCGCTCGCGCCGAACTGGAGTACGTCGACGCCGCCACGCCCGACGCCACACCCCAGCGCTTGCAGGCGCCGCTGCTGGTGGCCGCCGACAGCCGCTTTTCGGCCACGCGGCGCCAGCTGGGCATCGGTGCCTCGATGCACGACTTCGGCCGCACCGTCATCGTCTGCCGCCTGCGGCACGAGCGCGCGCACGATGGCATCGCGCACGAGTGCTTCGGCTACGAGCGCACCCTGGCCATCCTGCCGCTGCCCGACGACACGGACAGCGGCGCCCCGATGTGCTCGGCGGTGGTCACGGCGCGCAGCGAGCAGGTGCAGGCGCTGTTGGCGCTGTCGCCCGAGGACTTTGCCGCGTGCGTGCAGGAACAGTTCAACCATCGCCTGGGCCGCATGCAGCTGGTGGGCCAGCGCCACGCCTACCCGCTGGTGGCCGTGATGGCCGATCGCTTCGCCGCCGCGCGCTGCGCCCTGGTGGGCGATGCCGCCGTGGGCATGCACCCGGTGACGGCGCACGGCTACAACCTGGGCCTGGCCGGCGTGGCCCGGCTGGCGCAGGCGCTGGGCGAGGCGCGTGCGCGCGGCGCCGACCTGGGCGACGCGGCCGTGCTGCAGGCCTATGCCCGCGCCCACCATCGCCACGCCTGGCCGCTGTACCGCGGCACCAACGCCATCGTCGGCCTGTACACCGACGAACGCGCCCTGCCGCGGCTGCTGCGCCGCGCCGTGCTGGCGGGCTCCAGCCACCTGCCGCCGCTCAAGGCCCTGATCGTCAGCCAGCTCACCGGCCGGCGGCCGGCCTGGCCGCGCGCCGCCGGCTGA